A single Diachasmimorpha longicaudata isolate KC_UGA_2023 chromosome 10, iyDiaLong2, whole genome shotgun sequence DNA region contains:
- the LOC135167008 gene encoding inositol hexakisphosphate and diphosphoinositol-pentakisphosphate kinase isoform X8: MAGEWWKFWHVFLPFWEWIIDTSGNFWGRVGATCETDRLLRPTRLRCHVRWCPGETCLGCRGNCEERDMLWKFMGELSDGCVSEDGCMGGSDLDGEGKQVLVGICAMAKKSQSKPMKEILTRLEEFEYIKILVFSEEVILKEPVEDWPVVDCLISFHSKGFPLDKAISYANLRNPFIINNLPMQYDIQDRRRVYAILENEGIEIPRYAVLDRDSADPKQFISDHELVESEDHVEVNGVTFNKPFVEKPVSAEDHNIYIYYPTSAGGGSQRLFRKIGSRSSVYSPESRVRKTGSYIYEDFMPTDGTDVKVYTVGPDYAHAEARKSPALDGKVERDSEGKEIRYPVILSNAEKLISRKVCLAFKQTVCGFDLLRANGKSFVCDVNGFSFVKNSNKYYDDCAKILGNMILRELAPTLHIPWSVPFQLDDPPIVPTTFGKMMELRCVVAVIRHGDRTPKQKMKVEVRHPKFFEIFAKYDGYKHGHVKLKRPKQLQEILDTARSLLAEIQHRAAGPELEEKQGKLEQLKSVLEMYGHFSGINRKVQMKYQPRGRPRGSSSDDDRLGEPSLVLILKWGGELTPAGRIQAEELGRIFRCMYPGGQGEYAGAQGLGLLRLHSTFRHDLKIYASDEGRVQMTAAAFAKGLLALEGELTPILVQMVKSANTNGLLDNDCDSSKYQNMVKTKLHELLQQDRDFTPEDRAQINPSNALSINDALDFVKNPVKCCQHVQSLIQKLMDIVRLKKEDPKTKDAILYHGETWELMGRRWGKIEKDFCTKNKRFDISKIPDIYDCIKYDLQHNNHTLQFDHAEELYIYAKYLADIVIPQEYGLTVQEKLTIGQGICTPLLKKIRADLQRNIEESGEETVNRLNPRYSHGVSSPGRHVRTRLYFTSESHVHSLLTVLRYGGLLDVVKDEQWRRAMEYVSMVSELNYMSQIVVMLYEDPTKDPSSEERFHVELHFSPGVNCCVQKNLPPGPGFRPHSRNESSHNLETNSQCSTRIEEEEEAFLGDLSSPISPQETSDSSPPLIETENADSTLGSPTTSRAIDMMDLDPNMMDEPYDSGFLQGSAPIPISARTVAGHEAARLGSQLAASQRQRREREAAASISEPRARSYDHQRQEKPEKAAEKLQYQSLDAVNREDKSPRSRHNSPPTLSESRNLLGIPMALPYTLSSPEFPAPLLDSLQEHGPLVTLHNTSLGSPKTKRPSIQISEDVKPFLSVPQRYGRSQSTLTLPVVEVRGEFVPVRSRSLSPSPRVHCQCYNCNISELILQSHDLSPSERSNLQTYFARSMSRKFINCSCYGVYVEDPGVVRRQGDISKIKSIDQSRDRHYLVIKNCQLNFDKYLRHRLNKCHSWPLIVRTEADTRHASLPPVSSSSSSSASSSLLFSSDCSNSATHSHCVKYHSSYACKHDERYRKTQLSITLSKIHAQRSFSSPDTRPTIIQPDPTCTARRHRHSISGQMSYFKLLGYNVTKKLTGSANSLFSTAVISGSSSAPNLKDMVPQHASAVAAIEGFGGVPPIRPLETLHNALSLRQLDSFLEMMTSAPLFRTPASSPPKFPSPGGSQGSLVPHLSIGVAMEPSRYISTSGLAYKTGQEGEAGDHRGQLSPTSPNSTGWSSEPQSFLSSEPSSPAPTSAGECSMSISLISNDGSQTFGGPKFCAAPCLDMDFNDFCMVMDQDSREGRGSISYTDYYSSEDGTIRKTMEEPKESSMEDEEEHTLTLRQTNEQKKQDVQSIFDQKSSGFKKIGRFRVESMEIAEDDVRIKSDVLSSSQSLEKLKFHSISPLKKEGSDDGKKSRSLRVKKGKTILRSQSVSGAQTNDNAELTGVYEGSLSTTKLGSFSTMTGGDLEHWKKSAEEKPVRPDSSADAADEPTLTLAASLRGNSNVTIGFDIKSDKE; this comes from the exons ATGGCTGGAGAGTGGTGGAAGTTCTGGCACGTATTCTTGCCCTTTTGGGAGTGGATTATCGATACATCTGGGAACTTTTGGGGAAGGGTGGGAGCCACTTG TGAGACTGACAGACTGTTGAGGCCCACTCGCCTCAGATGTCACGTGAGGTGGTGCCCTGGAGAGACGTGTCTCGGATGCAGGGGGAATTGTGAGGAGAGGGACATGCTTTGGaaatttatg GGCGAGCTGTCGGACGGGTGTGTCAGCGAGGATGGGTGCATGGGAGGAAGCGACCTCGACGGCGAGGGCAAACAAGTCCTGGTGGGAATATGCGCTATGGCCAAGAAATCCCAGAGTAAACCGATGAAGGAAATTCTAACTCGTCTGGAGGAGTTTGAGTACATAAAAATTCTGGTATTCAGTGAGGAGGTGATTTTGAAAGAGCCTGTAGAGGATTGGCCGGTTGTTGATTGTCTGATAAGTTTCCATAGCAAGGGATTTCCCCTCGACAAGGCCATCAGTTACGCAAATCTCAGGAATCCAttcatcattaataatttaccGATGCAGTACGACATTCAG GACAGAAGAAGGGTTTATGCCATCCTAGAGAATGAGGGCATTGAAATACCCAGATACGCAGTGCTCGATAGAGACTCAGCCGATCCAAAAC AATTTATTTCAGACCACGAATTGGTGGAGTCCGAGGACCACGTGGAGGTCAATGGTGTAACGTTCAATAAACCATTTGTTGAGAAACCGGTGTCAGCTGAGGATCATaatatttacatttattaTCCTACGTCTGCGGGCGGTGGTAGTCAGCGTTTATTCCGAAAA ATTGGTAGTCGAAGTAGCGTTTATTCTCCAGAGTCTCGAGTACGAAAGACTGGCTCCTACATCTATGAAGATTTCATGCCGACCGATGGTACGGACGTTAAGGTGTACACAGTGGGCCCCGATTATGCCCATGCAGAAGCCAGAAAGAGTCCAGCTCTGGACGGAAAGGTGGAGAGAGATTCCGAGGGAAAAGAAATTCGATATCCTGTCATCCTAAGCAATGCCGAGAAGCTAATAAGTAGAAAAGTCTGTCTGGCTTTCAAGCAGACCGTCTGTGGTTTTGATCTCCTGAG GGCAAATGGAAAGTCATTTGTTTGTGACGTCAATGGCTTTAGTTTTGTCAAGAATTCCAATAAGTATTACGACGACTGTGCCAAAATCCTGGGGAATATGATACTCCGGGAATTGGCACCGACTCTGCACATTCCTTGGAGTGTTCCATTCCAATTGGATGATCCACCGATTGTACCCACTACCTTTGGGAAAAT GATGGAACTGAGGTGTGTGGTGGCAGTGATTCGGCATGGAGATCGCACACCAAAGCAAAAAATGAAAGTAGAGGTCCGACATCCAAAATTCTTCGAGATCTTTGCTAAATATGACGGTTACAAACACGGCCATGTGAAATTGAAACGCCCTAAGCAGCTCCAGGAAATTCTCGATACAGCGAGGAGCCTTCTCGCAGAAATCCAGCATCGAGCGGCCGGGCCAGAACTCGAGGAGAAACAGGGAAAACTGGAGCAACTCAAAAGTGTCTTAGAGAT GTACGGCCATTTCTCCGGTATTAATCGAAAAGTTCAGATGAAGTACCAGCCACGAGGCAGACCCAGAGGCAGTTCGTCCGACGATG ATCGCTTGGGTGAACCTTCACTGGTCCTTATATTGAAGTGGGGTGGAGAGCTTACGCCGGCGGGTAGGATTCAGGCCGAGGAATTGGGAAGAATTTTCAGGTGCATGTACCCCGGTGGTCAAG GGGAATACGCAGGGGCTCAGGGTTTAGGTCTATTGAGGCTGCACTCCACCTTTAGACACGATTTGAAGATTTACGCGAGTGACGAAGGTAGGGTCCAGATGACAGCAGCTGCCTTTGCCAAGGGTCTTCTGGCGCTAGAGGGGGAGTTGACACCGATTTTGGTGCAAATGGTCAAGTCTGCTAACACTAATGGGCTTCTTGATAATGACTGTGATAGTAGCAAGTATCAAAATATGGTAAAAACCAAGCTCCACGAGCTTCTACAGCAGGATCGAGACTTCACCCCGGAGGATCGCGCGCAGATAAATCCCAGCAACGCCCTGAGCATCAATGACGCCCTGGACTTTGTAAAGAATCCAGTCAAATGCTGCCAGCACGTGCAATCTttgattcaaaaattaatggacATTGTGCGCCTGAAAAAAGAAGATCCAAAGACGAAAGATGCAATTCTCTATCACGGCGAGACCTGGGAGTTGATGGGACGTCGCTggggaaaaatcgagaaaGACTTCTGCACGAAGAACAAACGcttcgatatctcgaaaataCCGGATATTTATGACTGCATAAAGTACGATCTCCAGCACAACAATCACACGCTGCAGTTCGATCACGCTGAGGAGCTCTACATTTATGCAAAGTATCTCGCGGACATAGTGATCCCACAAGAGTACGGGTTAACAGTCCAGGAGAAGCTGACAATAGGCCAAGGCATCTGCACACCTCTTCTGAAGAAAATACGTGCTGATTTGCAGAGGAATATCGAGGAGTCAGGGGAGGAGACTGTGAACAGACTGAACCCGAGGTACTCCCACGGTGTTTCCAGTCCTGGTAGACATGTGAGGACTCGTTTGTACTTCACCAGTGAGAGCCACGTGCACTCTCTATTGACCGTCCTCAGGTACGGGGGTCTCCTTGACGTCGTTAAGGATGAACAGTGGAGACGAGCTATGGAGTACGTGTCGATGGTGTCGGAGCTCAACTACATGTCCCAAATAGTGGTCATGCTCTACGAGGATCCGACCAAAGATCCCAGCAGCGAGGAGAGGTTTCACGTCGAGTTGCACTTCAGTCCCGGCGTCAATTGCTGCGTCCAGAAGAACCTGCCCCCAGGTCCTGGCTTTCGTCCTCACTCGAGGAATGAAAGTAGCCATAATCTAGAGACCAATTCACAGTGTAGCACGAGGattgaggaggaggaggaggccTTCCTGGGTGATCTATCGAGCCCGATAAGTCCTCAGGAGACGTCGGATTCATCTCCACCGCTTATCGAGACGGAGAACGCTGATTCTACTCTGGGTAGTCCAACTACGAGTCGAGCCATCGATATGATGGATCTGGATCCTAATATGATGGATGAGCCTTATGATTCTGGCTTTCTCCAAGGCTCAGCGCCCATTCCCATCAGTGCTAGGACTGTCGCAGGACATGAAGCTGCCAGGCTGGGAAGCCAATTGGCTGCCAGTCAGAGGCAGAGGCGCGAGAGAGAGGCGGCTGCCAGCATTAGTGAGCCTAGAGCCCGGAGTTACGATCATCAGAGGCAGGAGAAGCCGGAGAAAG CTGCAGAAAAGCTGCAGTATCAGAGTCTGGATGCTGTCAACAGAGAAG ACAAATCACCTCGGTCGCGTCACAATAGTCCGCCAACACTCTCAGAATCCCGTAATCTCCTCGGCATACCAATGGCACTCCCATACACACTAAGCTCACCGGAGTTTCCAGCGCCTCTCTTGGACTCCCTCCAGGAGCACGGACCCCTGGTGACCCTTCACAATACCTCCTTGGGCTCGCCCAAAACAAAAAGACCGTCGATTCAGATATCTGAAGACGTTAAGCCTTTTCTTTCCGTACCCCAGCGCTACGGCCGTTCGCAGTCGACCTTGACACTTCCAGTGGTGGAAGTCCGCGGTGAGTTCGTCCCGGTACGCTCCCGATCCCTATCACCAAGCCCTAGAGTACATTGCCAATGTTATAACTGCAATATCTCCGAACTAATACTCCAAAGTCATGACTTGAGTCCCTCTGAGCGCTCAAATTTGCAAACTTACTTCGCCCGCTCGATGTCAcgtaaatttatcaattgctCGTGTTACGGTGTTTACGTTGAGGATCCAGGTGTAGTCCGCCGCCAGGGtgatatttcgaaaataaaGTCAATCGATCAGTCAAGAGATCGTCATTATCtcgtcattaaaaattgtcaattaaattttgataaataccTCCGTCATCGATTAAACAAGTGCCACTCGTGGCCACTCATTGTGAGGACCGAGGCTGATACCAGGCATGCTAGTTTACCACCagtatcatcatcatcatcatcatcagcatcatcatcattattattctcCTCTGATTGTAGTAATAGCGCAACGCACAGTCATTGTGTTAAATATCACAGTAGTTATGCCTGTAAGCACGATGAGAGATACAGAAAAACACAACTGTCGATTACCTTATCCAAAATCCACGCGCAACGATCCTTCTCATCCCCAGACACAAGACCTACGATCATTCAACCTGACCCTACATGCACAGCAAGGCGCCATCGTCACAGTATCTCCGGGCAGATGAGTTATTTCAAACTACTGGGGTACAACGTTACCAAGAAGCTAACTGGTTCGGCTAATAGTTTATTCAGTACTGCTGTTATCAGTGGCTCATCAAGTGCTCCAAATCTTAAGGATATGGTGCCGCAGCATGCCTCAGCTGTTGCAG CTATTGAAGGGTTCGGTGGTGTCCCACCTATACGACCTTTGGAGACATTGCACAATGCTCTGTCGCTTCGACAGTTGGACAGCTTCTTGGAGATGATGACGAGTGCACCCTTGTTCAGAACGCCAGCATCGTCTCCACCGAAATTTCCATCGCCGGGGGGATCTCAGGGGTCCCTCGTGCCACATTTGTCTATTGGAGTTGCCATGGAACCGTCCAG GTACATTTCCACGTCTGGCCTTGCGTACAAGACGGGACAGGAGGGAGAGGCTGGCGATCATCGAGGACAGTTGTCTCCAACGAGTCCAAACA GCACCGGCTGGAGCAGCGAACCCCAATCATTCCTCTCCTCAGAACCGTCATCTCCTGCCCCGACATCAGCAGGTGAATGTAGTATGTCGATAAGTCTCATCAGCAACGACGGAAGTCAGACATTCGGGGGCCCCAAATTCTGCGCAGCTCCTTGTCTGGACATGGACTTCAACGACTTTTGCATGGTGATGGATCAGGACAGTAGGGAGGGTCGAGGCAGTATATCCTACACAGACTATTACAGCAGCGAAGACGGTACAATTCGAAAGACGATGGAGGAGCCCAAGGAGTCATCAATGGAAGATGAGGAGGAACACACGCTCACCCTGAGGCAGACTAACGAGCAAAAGAAGCAAGACGTCCAGTCGATCTTTGACCAGAAGTCCAGtggtttcaaaaaaatcggaaGGTTCCGAGTAGAGAGCATGGAGATCGCCGAAGATGACGTGAGGATTAAATCTGATGTCTTGAGTTCATCCCAATCGCTGGAGAAATTAAAGTTTCACAGCATTTCACCCTTGAAGAAGGAAGGGAGTGATGATGGAAAGAAGTCTAGGAGCCTCAGAGTCAAGAAAGGAAAGACTATTTTGAGATCCCAGAGTGTCTCCGGGGCACAAACGAATGACAACGCTGAACTTACTGGCGTCTACGAGGGATCACTCTCAACTACGAAATTGGGGAGTTTTTCCACGATGACTGGAGGTGATTTGGAGCATTGGAAGAAGTCCGCTGAGGAGAAACCTGTGAGACCGGACTCATCCGCTGACGCCGCAGATGAGCCAACTCTCACTCTCGCTGCGAGCCTCAGGGGTAACTCCAATGTCACCATTGGATTTGATATTAAAAGTGATAAAGAGTGA